AGAATGGATGAGCATACAATATCCTTTATTGGGACCTCAGCAACAGACTTTGCGACCGAGTGTGGAATCATTATGCGCAATTTTTGTCCGATGAACTATCACACATGGGAATCAGTACCGGAAGATGCGAAAACCTTGATGTATGAGAAACTAGAAGTAAGTTGtattatttttacttttaaataTTTAGAAGCTATTATGATGTTACATTTTTGTTTCTATCATTAACAATGTATTCGATTTGATGTAGGGAAAATTCGAGTTATTGCGAACAAATACCATTTTTATGGAGTATGTGAATGCTCGATTACATGCCCAGTGGAAACGCACCCGAGGTAAATGGAGTGAACATTGGAAGAAGAACGGAGGGAAAACTAATCCGCAGCTAGCAAGATCTAAAAGGAAATCTGATTGCCCGATTCAAGAATGGAATCATTTGTGTGACTATTGGGAGTTAGAAAAAACTAAGGTAtgctattttttttttacaaatccaATACATATACGTGAATTACTTTCTTACTTTTCGGGTCTAACATGTATGacgttttttattatttatagaaATATAGTGATAAAATGGAAGCTAATAGAGCAAAACAAGTTAATATAAGCAGAGGGGGCTCTCGGTCGATAGCCAATCATACATTTCAAACGGTAAGATTTAGACTTTCGACTCATAATGCAATATATTATTGATGTTAACGTAGTAGTAGAATTTGATGAGTTTTTCTTAGGCTTATATCTGTTATAAAAagatgagtaaactgccattttggtccctgaggtttggtcacttttgccactttagtccaaaactcaaaccttttgcatctgggtccctgtggtttctgttttattgccattttggtccaaaaatgaaatcaggtcatatttatcttataaaatcctgcaattttgtcattttcctcaggggcaaatcaggtcatatttgtcttataaaatatggtatttatttataaaaaagaaatgatcattttgcctcTGCCGAAAaggacaaaattgcaggattttataagacaaatatgacctgatttcatttttggaccaaaatggcaataaaactgaaaccacagggacccagatgcaaaaagtttaagttttggactaaagtggcaaaagtgaccaaaccacagggaccaaaatggcagtttactctaaaaagaTTGATTTTACTCTTTTTAGAATAAATCTAATCttcattattatattttttataatgTTAGATAAATCCCGAGACTCAGATGCCGCCTAGCCCGTTAGAACTTTATCACAAGCTGCATTTCAATGCCACGAAACAAGGATGGCTAAATGAAAATTCACGTATTGAATATGTAAGCATCTTCTAGTTAAAAACTTTTGATTGTGATTTTTTTGTCAAATATATATTCCGCGTTGctactagttttaaatactattctCTTACCTTCTATTATGATAGGAAAACATCATTGCACATAAGCAGGAAGCCTTGGATGAATTAAATTCTAAAGGAATAACAATTACCACTACTATGGAGCATCAACTTGAGAAAGAAGCCATAAAAAGTGTTTGTGGTAGGAAGAAAACAATACAATCAGCATGGGAGGTTGGTGTTGGGCCCGTGTTGAGGAAAAAAGATAGTTGGATGAAATCGGTAGCTGAATCATCTCAACGAGACTCAAGTGAGAACGAAAGTCTGAGAAATAAGGTTATTGCACTTGAGGCGAAACAGAAACGAGATAAGGAGAAATATGAAAGAATGTTTGAGTTCATTGGCACAAAGTTTCCAGACTTTGAAAGCACAATACCCATAGATGCAAGTGTTGAAGCTATTAGTGATAATACAATTTAGGTAGTTAGTTATGATGTTTATTATCTTTTTTTATCTAGTACTCTTTTAAACTTTAGAACCGATTATTTGGTGTTATTTTGCTTGGTTATTGTGTAGGTCCGGGTTTCGGGATCCAACCCGTGATTTTCGTgttcatgttcaaagatggaagagataagagagatgataacaaacaaactttgtattaatccggtagtaaacattacaagtcggcccggttacatgacaaccgaactaataccaaagaagtatacatccagggagaaatcaagtggtgatttctcccggtgaggactcaaacctcctatcactctctagcacacacttgtgctctcactcttatgttgcaaatgacaaagtgttggtatttataccaaaacataggctgcaggtcgaaggatcagactgactggtcgaaacatcatccttcgatcagacagtcttcgaaagatactcacatacctcgaatgatatccttcgatatccttcgaggtccatccttcgatgggtatctttcgagctcatcgaaggatattcataatccttcgatgccttatccttcgacaccaatgacaacacagcaactttgtctagcaacacacacacacagtcaaaccaacaaccctctcgtttgaccacttcaaacgagcgggtctatacacgttcgtttgaccgtttcactaactattacaaattcagcataaaataaaactaatctattcgacaagcatcggacacaaaatctgcatcaacaaattcccccttgtccgttgctgtcgaatgctgaaaatgcaattgcaatcaatcttcagccaagtattcatcttctctgtgtagacaaattcccccttgaccgatgatccaggtaagtagtatcctGATGTTCATTGTATaagatttccccctcaaagtacgcgtatccgtgttgagtgttgtgcaatttcctcaaaaggatcaattgaccgatcttccgctgatcttccaatactccaaccggcatatgataaaggttccattcttaaacaactgcatcaagtcttgatcttcaagtgtctgtgcaaaacattccacgctgaACCGTTTGAATCACCAGAAGATCATAAACTCTACCACCTGAGATTGCGTTTAGagatttaccgaagaaattcaacatttgaaaatttttatccccccgtttctttggtaaaatctctaaaccttaacagattctttccacttcaaagaaactgtcgtcaaatattcaccaattccctccaccaagcggaactgttgtgtttggcccataatagtcacgTTACCATGTTTgtcattgcatcggtaaccgtgactaccccacattttcaaacatcaagtcttcatcatctcttgtgttcatcatgctgcatcacccCGCGTGTTCCCAAAGCCCGTACGAATTTTGATGTTGAAACTTTGAAGCCCGGTTTGAATAATCCTTGCGAGCACCCGACCCGACTCCAAGTGAATTAAATGATTAACCCCAACACACTGTCTGAGTTCATAAAATTCCACaacatctggatccttcgaaacatctgcatcaaacgaaagataaacaccaagacagcttcgaaagatgatctttcgaagtctttcgagcacatgtcacatatctttcgagcatctttcgagcacatgtcacagATCTTTCGAACACCTTTCGAAGTTGGACATGGCTGATCCTTCGTACACTTCAGAAttgatccttcgaagtctttttgatccttcgaagaactgatgatctttcgagcactcctgttcatctttcgaatctccttgatcgaaggatgatctttcgaggtcgaAAGTTATCCTTCGATGGTCCTGACACAAGGACAGAAAGTACGACAGGTGTcagaaaagttgatgtggtaggtgaccaactttcgcaaatttcgaagcatgaaaatttgaaatttgaattttgttTGATCCTTCGAAATCTGTTCAATCTTTCGATGGACAAGCAACATCTTTCGAAAATTTGAAGCTGTCAAGAACATCATGAACACGGAGGACTGTTCATCTGCAGATCCGACGAAAACACTTGTACACGttgttttgatgaagaaaacttgagtattttagagaaaaacataaaacccaacacccggtttagcacagatctggatatccgggtccagatctgggtttttctcattttcacctttttttttttacatcttgaacaaaaacccacaaaaatcacagatctagagcacatgtgacttagtaaacggttagttttactaaatcgggcaccatggctctgataccaattgtaggtccgggTTTCGGGATCCAACCCGTGATTTTCGTgttcatgttcaaagatggaagagataagagagatgataacaaacaaactttgtattaatccggtagtaaacattacaagtcggcccggttacatgacaaccgaactaataccaaagaagtatacatccagggagaaatcaagtggtgatttctcccggtgaggactcaaacctcctatcactctctagcacacacttgtgctctcactcttatgttgcaaatgacaaagtgttggtatttataccaaaacataggctgcaggtcgaaggatcagactgactggtcgaaacatcatccttcgatcagacagtcttcgaaagatactcacatacctcgaatgatatccttcgatatccttcgaggtccatccttcgatgggtatctttcgagctcatcgaaggatattcataatccttcgatgccttatccttcgacaccaatgacaacacagcaactttgtctagcaacacacacacacagtcaaaccaacaaccctctcgtttgaccacttcaaacgagcgggtctatacacgttcgtttgaccgtttcactaactattacaaattcagcataaaataaaactaatctattcgacaagcatcggacacaaaatctgcatcaacataTTGTTATGATATTAGTGCTTGAATGTATTAGAATTTTGGGAAGCAAGAGGCAAATTTATGAATTATATTACTGTAATTTAGTAACtgtattttaatatataaactaAAAAAATAGTCATTGCAAAACATATTAGAGACTGATTTAGAAGACTGATTTTCAGACCCCTAAATAAATATATTAGAGACTGAACATGAATGTTATCTTAGACTGATTATTAGACTCCACAAGTACATATTGGAGACTAAAATAACATAGTATCAGACACTAATTTTTAGTCACTAAACTTGCCATATTAACGACTGAAATCGAGTCGTACCTGGGACTAATTCTCAGTCTTTAAAACAGTTTATTGCAGACTGATTTGATCCGGAATCATGATGTAATGAAACCAATAGGGACTATATATACTTGTTTAGATAACTAATTTTCAGTCCCTAAAGTTACACAGAGGGACTGAAATATCATAGTATCTGAGACTGATTTGCAGTCATTGAAGATATGTTTTAGGGACTAAAATGATGTGGTACCAGAGCCAAATTAAGGACTGAACTTTTATGCATCGGAGACTGACTGATAGTACCTGATGGTGTCATACAATGGGGACTGATTTTTAGTTACTAAAACCACTATTTAGGACTAGGTATCTGGTACTGACTGGGGACTGGCATATCAGTCCCTGAAAACCATTAGGAACTGATTAGGGAGCATCAAAGACTGATTTTTTAGTCCCGAATGCCAGTCTTTTTTGTAGTGGAGATAagcatctttcgagtagtctttcgaagtctaagcatTATCTCTCGTtcttggaatcttttcgaaggatacatcgttcgagctactgttactcttcgaaagataaggatttatctcgaaagataaggatcattcactgtgaatctttcgagattagtGAATCTTTCGAGACCAGTAAAGATAAgaatctttcattgtgaatctttcgagatcagagtcgaaagataaggatctttcattgtgaatctttcggaataattgctcgaaagataaggatctttcaaactgtaaatctttcgaagtctttcgaagtctttgctcgaaactcaacagtgatcgttCGAACagtgttgatcattcgaacaaatcttgatctttcgaacaaggttgtatctttcaattcttgtctgtttgaatttaacagtttgtgtttgtgaagGTTTTCAATTGGTAttcatcaaaatgagttgtacaagtccttgggattggagtttggactcacaatctagtcaagaactAACTTCTGTTGCAGCTTGGGCGAAGAGTATGTTTccaccgccatcaatcagtccaagtcaatgggctttggtatccaatcaaagtcaaagcattcaaaaccttttgattagtgaaagcgaaacgggcagcaacaatcgtccaccaaagttgaatcatatgaacgactttccatcatggaaaaaccgctttcacacgtatgttcaagggcaaagcaccgatctttggacgtgtttcatcaatgcattcaatgctaaTCTGGAGGTTGCtgcgtccacttcagaaggttatgctaacatgctggaaaatgacaagaaggcttatgaattggagaaaaaggcctttgctacacttacacaagcactcaacaaagatatctatcatcagttctcctactgcaagaccacgaaaacattgtgggatgccttagttgctagaggagaaggcaatgcagctactcgaaagtctcgtcatgatttgttgaagaaagagtttgaatcgtttcaatttttggaaaacgaaactttaaatgatatgacaacacggttctatcatctgattagtgaaatgtgtgcttatggggttgtatctactcaacaagacatggtgaataggtttgctgatgctttacctccaaaatggagttcctttattgagttgttgaagcacactggaactctagacacggttaacatctatgagttcattcagaagctggaacataaaaatgatgaagaaatcaggaaagcaaagcgtgctcccgctcctcagaatacagaaatgtatcttccaggcttcgatgctttagcaagatccgctgcagctcagcaacagcaacctaaactgcaaactgcatttgtgtctAACACAAGTTCTGttccgtttcctcaatcaacGGCTGCTCCGGCTTTTGA
This is a stretch of genomic DNA from Helianthus annuus cultivar XRQ/B chromosome 16, HanXRQr2.0-SUNRISE, whole genome shotgun sequence. It encodes these proteins:
- the LOC118487946 gene encoding uncharacterized protein LOC118487946, coding for MPPSPLELYHKLHFNATKQGWLNENSRIEYENIIAHKQEALDELNSKGITITTTMEHQLEKEAIKSVCGRKKTIQSAWEVGVGPVLRKKDSWMKSVAESSQRDSSENESLRNKVIALEAKQKRDKEKYERMFEFIGTKFPDFESTIPIDASVEAISDNTI
- the LOC118488301 gene encoding uncharacterized protein LOC118488301, producing MDEHTISFIGTSATDFATECGIIMRNFCPMNYHTWESVPEDAKTLMYEKLEGKFELLRTNTIFMEYVNARLHAQWKRTRGKWSEHWKKNGGKTNPQLARSKRKSDCPIQEWNHLCDYWELEKTKKYSDKMEANRAKQVNISRGGSRSIANHTFQTVRFRLSTHNAIYY